A single Nicotiana tabacum cultivar K326 chromosome 5, ASM71507v2, whole genome shotgun sequence DNA region contains:
- the LOC107827954 gene encoding putative aquaporin SIP2-1, translating into MGVSRRRLLVSDFIMSFMWVWSSVLIKMFVHTMLGYGAHDLKGEILKHSISVINMFFFAFLAKATKGGAYNPLTILSGAISGDLSNFLFAVGARIPAQVFGSITGVRLIIASFPNIGRGPRLTIDIHRGALIEGCLTFAIVTISLGLSRRSRASTLMKTWISSLSKLTLHILGSDLTGGCMNPASVMGWAYARGDHITKEHIQVYWLAPIQATLLAVWTFNLLVSPPKDEKEKMKEKKSE; encoded by the coding sequence AGGAGGAGGCTGCTGGTTTCAGACTTCATCATGTCCTTCATGTGGGTCTGGTCAAGTGTGCTTATTAAGATGTTTGTTCACACAATGTTGGGTTATGGGGCTCATGATCTCAAAGGTGAAATCCTCAAACATTCAATATCTGTCATCAATATGTTCTTCTTTGCCTTCTTGGCTAAAGCTACCAAGGGTGGGGCCTACAACCCTCTCACTATCTTGTCCGGTGCCATCTCTGGGGATCTCTCCAATTTCCTCTTCGCCGTCGGTGCCAGAATTCCTGCTCAGGTCTTTGGTTCAATTACTGGGGTTAGGCTCATCATTGCGTCATTTCCAAACATAGGGCGTGGACCTCGTTTGACCATCGACATCCACCGAGGTGCACTGATTGAAGGGTGCTTGACATTTGCGATTGTTACCATTTCACTTGGACTTTCCAGAAGAAGTCGTGCGAGTACCTTGATGAAGACGTGGATATCCAGTCTGTCCAAGCTGACTCTTCACATACTTGGTTCTGATCTAACAGGGGGGTGCATGAATCCAGCCTCTGTGATGGGGTGGGCTTATGCTCGGGGGGATCATATAACCAAGGAGCACATACAGGTTTATTGGCTTGCTCCAATACAGGCAACTTTGCTGGCTGTGTGGACTTTCAATTTGCTAGTTTCCCCACCAAAGGACGAAAAGGAGAAGATGAAAGAGAAAAAGTCAGAATGA